The following are from one region of the Streptococcus sp. 1643 genome:
- a CDS encoding CvpA family protein encodes MISILLLLVLAWGFYIGYRRGLVLQVYYFLVAVISAFVAGQFYKSLGNYFHLLVPYANPQEGQGTFFFPSDQLFQLDKVFYAGLAYLLVFGICYSIGRFVGLFLHLIPTKKLDAKWLRIGSGLLSLLVTLFVLQMALTILATVPLAVIQNSLEKSIVAKHLIQSVPFTTNLIKQLWVTNLIG; translated from the coding sequence ATGATTTCAATCCTACTCTTATTGGTTCTGGCTTGGGGCTTTTACATCGGCTACCGTAGAGGTTTGGTTCTGCAAGTTTATTATTTCCTCGTTGCAGTGATTTCAGCCTTTGTTGCGGGACAGTTTTATAAATCATTGGGAAATTACTTCCACTTACTTGTCCCTTATGCCAATCCTCAGGAAGGACAGGGAACCTTTTTCTTCCCTTCAGACCAGCTGTTTCAGCTAGACAAGGTCTTTTATGCGGGTCTAGCCTATCTTTTAGTTTTCGGAATTTGTTATAGTATCGGACGTTTTGTCGGTTTGTTCCTGCACTTGATTCCAACTAAAAAGCTTGATGCCAAATGGTTGCGTATCGGATCAGGCCTTTTGTCTCTATTGGTAACCTTATTTGTATTGCAAATGGCTCTGACCATTCTTGCAACAGTGCCTCTGGCAGTCATTCAAAATTCACTCGAAAAAAGTATAGTAGCCAAACACCTCATCCAAAGTGTCCCTTTTACGACAAACCTTATCAAACAACTCTGGGTGACAAATTTAATCGGATAA
- a CDS encoding sodium:alanine symporter family protein, producing MLELLKALDAFAWGPPLLILLVGTGIYLTIRLGLLQVTRLPKAFQLIFTKDKGHGDVSSFAALCTALAATVGTGNIIGVATAIKVGGSGALFWMWMAAFFGMATKYAEGLLAIKYRTKDANGAVAGGPMHYILLGMGEKWRPLAIFFALAGVLVALLGIGTFTQVNSITESIQNTAQINPAITALVLSVFVGIAVFGGLKSISKVSTAVVPFMAIVYILGTLTVILFNIEKIPATLVLIFTSAFSPAAAVGGFAGASIRMAIQNGVARGVFSNESGLGSAPIAAAAAKTNEPVEQGLISMTGTFIDTLIICTLTGLTILVTGVWSGDLNGVALTQSAFSTVFSHFGPALLTIFLVLFAFTTILGWNYYGERCFEFLFGVRFIWLYRVVFVVMVLLGGFIELDMVWIIADIVNALMALPNLIALLVLSPVVIAETKKYFKH from the coding sequence ATGTTAGAATTGCTTAAAGCGCTTGATGCTTTTGCTTGGGGGCCTCCCCTCTTGATCTTATTGGTCGGAACGGGTATCTATTTGACCATCCGACTGGGCCTTTTGCAGGTTACTCGTCTCCCTAAGGCCTTTCAGTTGATCTTTACCAAGGACAAGGGGCACGGCGATGTGTCGAGCTTTGCTGCTCTCTGTACGGCTCTAGCAGCCACAGTTGGTACGGGAAATATCATCGGGGTAGCGACAGCCATTAAGGTTGGAGGATCAGGGGCCCTCTTTTGGATGTGGATGGCGGCCTTCTTTGGGATGGCGACCAAATATGCCGAAGGATTGCTGGCCATCAAATACCGTACTAAGGATGCAAATGGAGCTGTAGCTGGAGGACCCATGCATTACATCCTTTTGGGGATGGGAGAAAAGTGGCGTCCACTTGCTATCTTCTTTGCCCTAGCGGGTGTATTGGTAGCCCTTCTAGGGATTGGTACCTTTACCCAAGTCAATTCAATTACAGAATCTATCCAAAATACAGCTCAAATTAATCCAGCTATCACAGCTCTCGTTTTATCTGTTTTTGTAGGGATTGCCGTCTTTGGTGGCCTCAAATCCATATCAAAAGTTTCGACAGCAGTGGTTCCTTTTATGGCTATTGTCTATATTTTAGGAACTCTTACAGTTATTCTCTTTAATATCGAGAAAATCCCAGCCACACTTGTACTGATCTTTACTTCAGCCTTTAGTCCAGCGGCTGCGGTAGGTGGTTTTGCAGGTGCCAGTATTCGGATGGCTATCCAGAATGGTGTGGCGCGAGGAGTCTTTTCTAATGAATCTGGTCTTGGTTCTGCTCCGATTGCGGCGGCTGCAGCTAAGACTAATGAGCCTGTCGAGCAAGGCTTGATTTCCATGACAGGAACCTTTATTGATACTTTGATTATCTGTACTCTGACAGGTCTGACAATCTTGGTAACTGGTGTTTGGAGTGGTGATTTGAATGGAGTTGCCTTGACCCAGTCAGCCTTTTCAACAGTTTTTTCACACTTTGGACCTGCTCTTTTGACCATCTTCCTTGTGCTCTTTGCCTTTACGACGATCCTCGGATGGAACTATTACGGAGAGCGCTGTTTTGAGTTTCTCTTTGGTGTTCGTTTTATCTGGCTCTATCGTGTAGTCTTTGTAGTCATGGTCTTGTTGGGAGGATTTATCGAGTTGGATATGGTTTGGATTATCGCAGATATCGTCAACGCCTTGATGGCTCTGCCAAACTTGATTGCCCTCTTGGTCTTGTCGCCAGTCGTCATTGCTGAGACTAAAAAGTATTTTAAACACTAA
- a CDS encoding endonuclease MutS2 codes for MNTKILETLEFNKIKTLFEPHLLTEQGLEELKGLAPTAKVDKIKQAFTEMEEMQALFVEQPHFTILATREISAVCKRLEMGADLNIEEFLLLKRVLLASRELQGFYTNLENVRLEQLARWFEKLHDFPHLQGGLQALNDAGFIENFASEELARIRRKIHDSESQVRDVLQDLLKQKAQMLTEGIIASRNGRQVLPVKNTYRNKIAGVVHDISASGNTVYIEPREVVKLSEEIASLRADERYEMIRILQELSERIRPHAAEIANDAWIIGHLDLIRAKVRFIQERQAVVPQLSENQEIQLLHVRHPLVKNAVANDVHFGKELTAIVITGPNTGGKTIMLKTLGLTQLMAQSGLPILADKGSRVGIFEEIFADIGDEQSIEQSLSTFSSHMTNIVDILGKVNQHSLLLLDELGAGTDPQEGAALAMAILEDLRLRQVKTMATTHYPELKAYGIETAFVQNASMEFDTASLRPTYRFMQGVPGRSNAFEIAKRLGLSDVIVGDASQQVNQDNDVNRIIEQLEEQTLESRKRLDNIREVEQENLKMNRALKKLYNELNREKETELNKAREQAAEIVELALNESDQILKNLHSKSQLKPHEIIEAKAELKKLAPEKVDLSKNKVLQKAKKKRAPKVGDDIVVLSYGQRGTLTNQLKDGRWEAQVGLIKMTLEEKEFDLVQAQQEAPVKKKQVNVVKRASGRGPQARLDLRGKRYEEAMNELDAFIDQALLNNMAQVDIIHGIGTGVIREGVTKYLQRNKHVKSFGYAPQNAGGSGATIVTFKG; via the coding sequence ATGAATACAAAAATACTAGAAACCTTAGAATTTAATAAAATCAAAACCTTGTTTGAACCGCATCTCTTGACAGAACAAGGACTAGAGGAGCTAAAAGGCTTGGCTCCAACTGCCAAGGTGGATAAGATCAAGCAAGCCTTTACAGAGATGGAGGAAATGCAAGCCCTATTTGTGGAGCAACCCCACTTTACCATCCTAGCGACACGTGAGATTTCAGCTGTCTGCAAGCGTCTGGAGATGGGGGCGGACCTCAATATTGAGGAGTTCCTGCTCCTCAAACGAGTCTTGCTTGCTAGCAGAGAGTTGCAAGGTTTTTATACCAATCTCGAAAACGTACGCTTGGAGCAGTTGGCGAGATGGTTTGAAAAACTGCATGATTTTCCACACTTGCAAGGGGGTCTTCAAGCCCTAAATGATGCAGGATTTATCGAAAATTTCGCCAGTGAAGAGCTAGCACGCATCCGTCGAAAAATCCATGATAGCGAGAGTCAAGTTCGAGATGTCTTGCAAGACTTGCTCAAGCAAAAAGCGCAGATGTTGACGGAAGGCATTATCGCTAGCAGAAATGGTCGTCAAGTCTTACCAGTCAAGAACACCTATCGCAATAAGATTGCAGGTGTTGTCCATGACATCTCTGCTAGTGGGAATACGGTTTATATCGAGCCACGTGAGGTGGTCAAGCTGAGCGAAGAAATCGCTAGTCTGCGAGCAGACGAACGCTATGAGATGATTCGTATCCTGCAGGAGCTCTCAGAACGGATCCGCCCTCATGCTGCTGAGATTGCTAATGACGCTTGGATTATCGGCCATTTAGACTTGATTCGTGCCAAGGTGCGTTTCATCCAAGAAAGACAAGCAGTTGTTCCTCAACTTTCAGAGAACCAAGAGATTCAACTCCTTCATGTTCGCCATCCTTTGGTCAAAAATGCTGTCGCGAACGATGTACACTTTGGTAAGGAATTAACAGCCATTGTCATTACAGGTCCCAATACTGGTGGGAAGACCATCATGCTCAAAACCCTGGGCTTGACTCAACTCATGGCCCAATCTGGTTTGCCCATTTTAGCTGATAAAGGAAGTCGTGTCGGTATTTTCGAGGAAATCTTCGCAGATATTGGAGATGAGCAGTCTATTGAGCAGAGCTTGTCTACCTTCTCCAGCCACATGACCAATATCGTAGATATTCTTGGCAAGGTCAACCAGCACTCGCTCTTGTTACTAGATGAGCTTGGGGCAGGTACCGATCCGCAGGAAGGAGCAGCCCTTGCTATGGCTATTCTGGAGGATCTTCGTCTGCGTCAGGTCAAGACCATGGCGACGACCCACTATCCAGAGCTCAAGGCCTACGGTATCGAAACAGCCTTTGTGCAAAATGCCAGTATGGAGTTTGATACAGCCAGCCTGCGTCCGACCTATCGCTTTATGCAGGGAGTTCCTGGTCGTAGCAATGCCTTTGAAATTGCCAAACGTCTGGGCTTGTCAGATGTCATCGTAGGAGATGCCAGCCAGCAGGTCAATCAAGATAATGATGTCAACCGTATCATTGAGCAATTAGAAGAGCAAACGCTTGAAAGTCGCAAACGCTTGGACAATATCCGTGAGGTGGAGCAAGAAAACCTCAAGATGAACCGAGCACTCAAAAAACTTTACAACGAACTCAATCGCGAGAAGGAAACTGAGCTCAACAAGGCGCGTGAACAAGCTGCTGAAATTGTGGAACTCGCTCTAAATGAGAGTGACCAGATTCTCAAGAATCTTCACAGTAAGTCTCAACTCAAACCCCACGAAATCATTGAGGCCAAGGCTGAGCTGAAAAAACTGGCTCCTGAAAAAGTCGACTTGTCTAAAAACAAGGTCCTTCAAAAGGCCAAGAAAAAACGAGCTCCGAAGGTGGGGGATGATATTGTGGTCCTCAGTTATGGACAACGTGGAACCTTGACCAATCAACTTAAGGACGGCCGTTGGGAAGCCCAAGTTGGTTTGATCAAGATGACCTTGGAAGAGAAAGAATTTGACCTTGTTCAGGCCCAGCAAGAAGCCCCAGTCAAGAAAAAACAAGTCAATGTCGTGAAACGTGCATCTGGTCGTGGCCCACAAGCCAGACTGGATCTTCGTGGCAAACGGTACGAAGAGGCCATGAATGAGCTGGACGCCTTTATCGACCAAGCCCTGCTCAATAACATGGCGCAAGTCGACATCATCCACGGTATCGGTACGGGAGTCATCCGTGAGGGCGTCACCAAATACCTGCAAAGAAACAAGCATGTCAAGAGTTTCGGCTATGCTCCACAAAATGCTGGAGGCAGTGGCGCCACCATTGTAACCTTTAAAGGATAG
- the zapA gene encoding cell division protein ZapA: MANLNRYKFTFGKKTLTLTTEHDNLFMEEIAKVATEKYQAIKEQMPGADDETIALLLAVNCLSTQLNREIEFDDKEQELLELRHKLIAVKQEQSKIEDSL; encoded by the coding sequence ATGGCAAATCTAAATCGATATAAGTTTACATTCGGAAAAAAGACATTAACCTTGACAACCGAGCATGACAACCTCTTTATGGAGGAAATTGCCAAGGTTGCGACTGAAAAATACCAAGCAATTAAAGAACAAATGCCTGGGGCGGATGATGAAACCATTGCGCTTCTTTTGGCGGTCAACTGTCTGTCTACACAGCTCAACCGTGAGATTGAATTTGATGACAAGGAGCAAGAGTTGTTAGAACTCCGCCACAAGTTGATTGCTGTCAAACAAGAACAGAGCAAGATTGAGGACTCCCTATGA
- the lepB gene encoding signal peptidase I → MNYLKSFIKEWGVFFLIIALVGLSRIFLWSNVRVEGHSMDPTLADGEVLFVVKHLPIDRFDIVVAHEEDGNKDIVKRVIGMPGDTIRYENDKLFINGEETNEPYLAEYLNLFKTEKLQNTYTGKGFEGNKGVYFRELAQKAQAFTVDVNSNTRFSFTVPQGEYLLLGDDRLVSSDSRHVGTFKASDIKGEAKFRFWPLNRIGTF, encoded by the coding sequence ATGAACTATTTAAAATCATTTATAAAAGAATGGGGAGTTTTCTTCCTGATTATCGCACTGGTCGGTCTTAGCCGTATCTTTCTTTGGAGCAATGTCCGTGTGGAAGGACACTCTATGGACCCTACCTTAGCTGACGGAGAAGTTCTCTTCGTTGTTAAACACCTCCCAATTGACCGCTTCGACATTGTGGTTGCGCATGAGGAAGACGGAAATAAAGACATTGTTAAAAGGGTTATCGGCATGCCTGGAGATACCATCCGCTACGAAAATGACAAACTCTTTATCAACGGTGAAGAAACGAATGAACCTTACCTAGCTGAGTACCTCAACTTGTTCAAAACAGAAAAGTTGCAGAACACCTATACTGGAAAAGGATTTGAAGGCAATAAGGGAGTTTACTTTAGAGAACTTGCTCAAAAAGCACAAGCCTTTACGGTCGATGTCAATTCCAATACCAGATTCAGCTTTACTGTCCCTCAAGGCGAATACCTTCTCCTTGGTGACGATCGTCTAGTCTCTAGCGACAGCCGCCATGTCGGTACCTTCAAGGCCAGCGATATAAAAGGTGAAGCAAAATTCCGTTTCTGGCCACTTAACCGTATCGGAACTTTTTAA
- the rnhC gene encoding ribonuclease HIII, whose protein sequence is MASITLTPSEQEIQSFLSQYQKALSPSKNPYIRYFLRFPQATVSIYTSGKVLLQGEAAEQYAGFFGYQVVEETSGQDFPMIGTDEVGNGSYFGGLAVVASFVTPDQHDFLRKLGVGDSKTLTDQKIRQIAPILKEKIQHQALLLSPSKYNEVIGERYNAVSVKVALHNQAIFLLLQKGVQPEKIVIDAFTSPKNYNKYLAQEANRFPNKISLEEKAEGKYLAVAVSSIIARDLFLENLENLGRELGYQLPSGAGTASDKVASKILQAYGMKGLRFCAKLHFKNTEKAKKLL, encoded by the coding sequence ATGGCAAGTATCACACTCACACCAAGTGAACAGGAAATTCAGAGCTTTTTAAGTCAGTATCAGAAGGCTCTCAGTCCTAGTAAAAATCCCTATATCCGCTATTTTTTGCGCTTTCCTCAGGCAACGGTTTCCATCTATACTTCTGGAAAAGTCCTCCTGCAGGGCGAAGCTGCTGAGCAGTACGCCGGTTTCTTTGGCTATCAGGTTGTAGAGGAAACCAGTGGTCAAGATTTTCCTATGATTGGGACCGATGAGGTGGGAAATGGTTCCTACTTTGGTGGGTTGGCTGTCGTGGCTTCCTTCGTAACACCTGACCAGCATGACTTCTTGCGAAAACTGGGTGTGGGGGATTCTAAGACTCTGACAGACCAAAAGATTCGTCAGATTGCCCCAATCCTCAAGGAAAAAATCCAGCACCAAGCGCTCCTCCTTTCACCTAGCAAGTACAATGAAGTTATCGGTGAGCGTTACAATGCTGTTTCTGTAAAGGTTGCCCTTCACAATCAGGCTATCTTTCTTCTCCTTCAAAAAGGAGTCCAGCCAGAAAAAATCGTGATTGACGCTTTTACAAGTCCTAAAAACTATAACAAGTACTTGGCGCAAGAAGCCAACCGTTTTCCAAACAAAATTAGCTTAGAAGAAAAAGCCGAGGGAAAATACCTGGCTGTTGCAGTTAGCTCCATCATCGCTCGTGACCTCTTCCTCGAAAACTTGGAAAATCTTGGACGAGAACTGGGCTACCAACTGCCAAGTGGCGCTGGAACTGCATCTGATAAGGTTGCAAGCAAAATCCTTCAAGCCTATGGCATGAAAGGACTTCGTTTCTGTGCCAAACTGCATTTTAAAAATACTGAAAAAGCCAAAAAACTTCTATAG
- a CDS encoding ATP-dependent RecD-like DNA helicase: MEVYFSGTIERIIFENVSNFYRILLLDIEDTNAEDFDDFEIIVTGTMADVIEGEDYTFWGQIVQHSKYGEQLQISRYERAKPTSKGLVKYFSSSHFKGIGLKTAQKIVDSYGDNTIDEILEHPEKLESISGLSAKNREAFVSTLRLNYGTEMVLAKLANYGIPNKLAFQIQDFYKEETLDIVENYPYQLVEDIKGLGFTIADQLAAELGIESQAPERFRAGLVHSLFQGCMDTGDTYMEARDLLEQTLTLLESSRPVELDPSQVAQELSHLIEEDKVQQIDTKIFDNSLFFAEEGIRSHLVRILEKGKQKSQDLETIHKHISTVEQKLGIQYDDIQKQAICDAIQNKVFILTGGPGTGKTTVINGIIAVYALLEGLDFKKKSNLPILLAAPTGRAARRMNELTGLPSATIHRHLGMTGDDDTSHLEDYLDADFIIVDEFSMVDTWLANQLFSNISSNSKILIVGDSDQLPSVSPGQVLADLLQIPLIPQTRLERIYRQSEESTIVTLASQIRQGILPADFTQKKADRSYFEIASGHIPATIEKILGAALRSGIPARDIQVLAPMYRGTAGIDAINQLMQDLLNPLQKGQVSFEATQCHYRTGDKVIHLVNDAEVNVFNGDLGYITDLIPGKYTESKQDEIVIDFDGNEVIYPRNEWYKIRLAYAMSIHKSQGSEFPVVILPITSSSKRMLERNLIYTAITRAKSKLILLGELQAFDYAVKHIGTARKTYLIERFKDLVEVADQTSPAPSETTNQEDSPLSYILTEENWSSIPAMIGITDADLKEIFGK, from the coding sequence ATGGAAGTTTATTTTTCAGGCACCATTGAACGGATTATTTTTGAAAATGTTAGTAATTTTTATCGCATCCTCCTCCTAGATATCGAAGATACCAATGCGGAGGACTTTGACGATTTTGAAATCATCGTTACAGGAACCATGGCGGACGTGATTGAAGGGGAAGACTACACTTTTTGGGGACAAATCGTTCAGCACTCCAAGTATGGGGAACAGCTGCAGATCAGCCGTTATGAGCGGGCAAAACCAACTAGCAAGGGCCTCGTCAAGTACTTTTCCAGTAGCCATTTCAAAGGAATTGGACTCAAAACTGCCCAGAAAATCGTTGATAGCTATGGTGACAATACCATAGACGAAATTCTGGAGCATCCTGAAAAGCTGGAAAGCATTTCTGGACTCTCTGCCAAAAACCGTGAGGCTTTTGTCTCCACCCTCCGTCTCAACTATGGGACAGAAATGGTCTTGGCAAAACTAGCTAACTACGGCATTCCCAATAAACTGGCCTTTCAGATTCAAGACTTTTACAAGGAAGAAACGCTGGATATTGTCGAAAACTATCCCTACCAACTGGTTGAGGATATCAAGGGCTTGGGTTTTACCATTGCTGACCAATTAGCTGCCGAACTAGGCATCGAAAGTCAGGCTCCTGAACGCTTCCGTGCTGGCCTTGTTCACAGTCTTTTTCAGGGATGTATGGATACAGGCGATACCTATATGGAAGCCCGAGATTTGCTGGAACAGACCCTGACTCTCCTCGAATCTTCCCGTCCCGTGGAACTGGATCCCAGCCAAGTCGCTCAGGAATTATCTCATTTGATCGAAGAAGACAAGGTCCAGCAGATTGATACCAAAATCTTTGATAACAGCCTCTTTTTCGCCGAAGAAGGCATTCGCAGTCACTTGGTTCGTATCCTTGAAAAAGGAAAGCAGAAAAGTCAGGATTTGGAAACCATTCACAAGCATATCTCTACTGTCGAGCAAAAACTGGGGATTCAGTACGATGACATTCAAAAGCAGGCTATCTGTGACGCTATCCAGAACAAGGTCTTTATCCTGACAGGTGGACCTGGTACTGGTAAGACGACTGTTATCAATGGGATTATCGCTGTTTATGCCCTCTTAGAAGGACTCGATTTCAAGAAGAAAAGTAACTTACCTATTCTTCTCGCTGCCCCAACTGGTCGAGCGGCTCGGCGCATGAATGAATTGACAGGATTGCCAAGCGCGACCATACATCGCCATTTGGGGATGACGGGAGACGATGATACCAGCCATCTGGAAGATTATCTGGATGCCGATTTTATCATTGTAGATGAGTTTTCTATGGTGGATACTTGGCTAGCCAACCAACTCTTCTCCAACATCTCTTCAAACAGTAAAATCCTCATCGTGGGGGATAGCGACCAGCTACCTTCTGTCAGCCCTGGACAAGTCTTGGCTGACCTGCTCCAGATACCCCTGATTCCTCAAACTCGCTTGGAACGGATTTATCGTCAGAGCGAGGAATCAACTATCGTCACCTTGGCAAGTCAGATTCGACAAGGCATCTTGCCAGCTGACTTTACCCAGAAAAAGGCAGACCGTTCCTACTTTGAAATCGCTAGTGGCCATATCCCAGCTACCATTGAGAAAATCCTCGGTGCTGCCCTCAGAAGTGGTATCCCGGCTCGCGATATTCAGGTGCTAGCGCCTATGTACCGAGGAACTGCTGGCATTGACGCCATCAACCAACTCATGCAAGACCTGCTCAATCCTCTGCAAAAAGGACAAGTGAGCTTTGAAGCAACTCAGTGTCACTATCGAACAGGGGACAAGGTCATTCACCTAGTCAACGACGCCGAAGTCAATGTCTTTAATGGAGACCTAGGTTACATCACAGATTTGATTCCTGGAAAATACACCGAGTCCAAACAAGATGAGATTGTCATTGATTTCGATGGCAATGAGGTCATCTATCCTCGAAACGAATGGTACAAGATTCGTCTAGCCTATGCCATGAGTATCCATAAGTCGCAGGGAAGTGAGTTTCCCGTTGTCATCCTTCCCATCACCAGTTCCAGCAAGCGCATGCTGGAACGCAATCTCATCTATACAGCTATTACACGGGCCAAGAGCAAACTCATCCTTCTTGGTGAATTACAGGCCTTTGACTATGCAGTCAAGCATATCGGGACTGCCCGTAAGACCTATCTGATTGAGCGCTTCAAGGATCTGGTTGAAGTAGCTGACCAAACCAGCCCAGCCCCTAGCGAAACAACAAATCAAGAGGATTCTCCTCTATCCTACATCCTCACCGAGGAAAACTGGTCTAGCATCCCAGCCATGATTGGGATTACAGATGCAGACCTCAAAGAGATTTTTGGAAAATAG
- a CDS encoding carboxymuconolactone decarboxylase family protein, producing the protein MTTFTIHTVESAPAEVKEVLETVQKDNNGYIPNLIGLLANAPTALEAYRTVGAINRRNSLTPVEREVVQITAAVTNGCAFCVAGHTAFSIKQIQMNDDLLQALRNRTPIETDPKLDTLAKFTLAVINTKGRVGDEALSEFLEAGYTQQNALDVVLGVSLASLCNYANNLANTPINPELQPYA; encoded by the coding sequence ATGACAACATTTACCATCCACACAGTAGAATCAGCACCAGCAGAAGTGAAAGAAGTTCTTGAAACAGTACAAAAAGATAACAATGGCTATATTCCCAACCTAATCGGTCTCTTGGCTAACGCTCCTACCGCGCTTGAAGCCTACCGAACTGTCGGAGCCATCAACCGTCGCAATAGCTTAACACCAGTAGAGCGTGAAGTAGTGCAAATCACGGCAGCCGTAACCAATGGTTGCGCTTTCTGCGTGGCTGGACATACTGCCTTTTCAATCAAACAAATCCAGATGAATGATGATCTTCTCCAAGCCCTTCGCAACCGCACTCCGATTGAAACAGATCCAAAACTAGATACTCTAGCTAAGTTTACCTTGGCGGTCATCAATACCAAAGGGCGTGTAGGAGATGAAGCCCTTAGCGAATTTTTAGAAGCAGGCTACACGCAACAAAATGCCTTGGACGTGGTTCTCGGTGTTAGTCTTGCTAGCCTTTGCAACTATGCGAACAACCTAGCCAATACGCCTATTAATCCAGAATTGCAACCTTATGCCTAG